The following coding sequences lie in one Silene latifolia isolate original U9 population chromosome 5, ASM4854445v1, whole genome shotgun sequence genomic window:
- the LOC141656793 gene encoding jasmonate-induced protein homolog, whose amino-acid sequence MATMQEQNVAVCEKTVKQPQNGTQATMNNQTHFAMTLARSHNWSGAPVGTFPEKIFPNSSAIFTHLKGNFFGSKAAVVYNGKNASGGDCSWVLAWHAPADNTSPQTPNRVYVVCGAKQVIANLTFDQIQQKLDTALTFDTSTDAGYQDTC is encoded by the exons ATGGCTACGATGCAAGAACAAAATGTCGCGGTTTGCGAGAAGACAGTCAAGCAGCCACAAAATGGTACCCAAGCCACCATGAATAACCAGACCCATTTTGCTATGACCTTAGCTAGATCTCATAACTGGTCAGGCGCTCCGGTTGGCACTTTTCCGGAGAAGATTTTTCCCAATAGCAGTGCCATATTTACCCACTTGAAGGGAAACTTTTTTGGTTCCAAAGCGGCAGTGGTGTATAATGGGAAAAATGCATCAGGAGGGGACTGTTCGTGGGTTTTGGCATGGCATGCACCCGCAGATAACACATCACCTCAGACTCCTAACAGG GTGTATGTTGTATGTGGCGCAAAACAAGTCATTGCCAATCTGACCTTTGATCAAATTCAGCAAAAGTTGGACACTGCATTAACTTTTGACACTTCCACCGACGCGGGCTACCAAGACACGTGCTGA